GACAAAGAGCTGGGCGCTGATATCCTTGATGGCTGGCCATGCAGCTTGCCGGTTGGCAGGGTACTCTCCGGCAAGGAAGCGGATGTaagaagcgcgcgtgtCCAAATTGCTTGGATCGCTCAAGAGCGCTTCTTTaaagcgcgcattggcaacgtcgcgcgccgcctttCTCGTCCCGTTCTCCTCGATCTGCACGGATTGCTCCAAGTTGGCTGCAAGAACAGCGAGCCGTACGCGTGCCTCGGCGTACtctggatgcgctgcgacCAAAGCACGGTAAGCTTCTTCCGCGTGTCCTACGTCGCCGCTCGCCTCGAATGCGCGGCCGAGATCGTAGTTGGCCAAGATCTTCACAGCGTCGGTTTCTGGCGACGACGGTATGGCATCGGCGCTTACGAACGCGCGTTCCAAATACTCGATACCTTTGCGCAATGCACCTTCGTCCACCTTGCGCACActcggcgcgtgcgtcagagcggcgccgtgcagaacccacagcgcgccgatgttcagctggagcgcggccTGGAGTGCGGCGGTGCCTTTGCGCTGTTCGGCCAggtgcaaagcgcgtgtGTTGTACTGCACTGCACGGTCTATATCGCCCGGCGCAAACAGGGAAGCGAGGAGTGCGTAGACGCGTGGATCGGTTCCAAAGAGTGTCATGGCGGAGAGCGTCATGGTGGACAGGTGTTCGGCTGCGATCGCCGTCTCGGCCTGCAAGAGTGAGTTGTCTTGGTCGTCCtgcttgctgtgcaagagACGCTCTGCAGAGTCCACCAGGCGCAGTGTGCGGTCAAGCGACACTCGCGCTTTTTTGCGGTCCGCCAAGAGCTGCTggggcgtcgcgccaggCTGCGGCTGTGCATAGAGCAGTGCGGCAAACAAACTCAGCTCTGTATTGTACGAGTCGTTCGAGCCGGTGCCAGGGCGTACAAGCACAGCCTCGAGGGTATTGATTGCGGCCAGTGGCTCTGCCGTCGAcgcttgcagctgcgccaggCCCAGCGTGGCAAGCGCCAGgccatgctcgagctggtGCTGAAACGTGTCCTGGTCGTTTTTGCCGGGCAGGTTGGGCGTCTTGGCGAGTTCCTCACTCGCGCGTGCATAGTAGCGCTGCGACAGGAGACGCAACGCATGGTCTGTACTGTTCCCCGGTAGCTGCGAGCTGAGATGGAGCGCGTGGGCATACTGGAGCCAGGCCTGTATGACAGGAGACTTGGAGTCTGCATACTGGATGGCGTGTTCGCTCAACTTTAGCGCACGGTCCAGGACGCCGCTCGCAgccgccgcctgcgcctcgtcgggCGCACCGGGCACGCTACTGAAGTCGTTGGCAGGCGGTAGGACTTGTGCAAAGATCTGCGTGGCTTGGGAGAGCAAATGTGCGCTGAGGCTTACCGCGGTCATGGCATTGGTCTTGTCGAGGCGCCACGCACTTtggaggaggacgaggccTTCGGCGTAggcttcgcggcgcgctgcatcctcCGCACGCTCCGTCCCTGCGCCATACCACCCGTGCGGCAAGGCTTGGACTTGTTTTGCGGCATTCACCAGCGACAGACCGAGCAAGagtcgcggcgcgtggtGCTCTGGCGTGGCGTTCATCGCTCggcgccatgcgcggcgcgcggtatCGTGCCGTCCAAGGCCCCACAAGCACAGTCCCAATCCGATACGTGGATCGGGGCCCGTCCAACAGAGGTTCGTATCGTTGTTtgccgcggcaagctggTCCATCTTtagcgcgatgcgcagcacggtTTGGTACATGTGCAGTGCGGCCATATactggcgcgtgcgcagcaggacACATGCTTTGCCAAGCAGTGCAATCGCATGCATCGGGTCTTTGGAGAGGGTCGCGTCAAAGAGCTTGCCCGCAAGCGCATTGTCGCCCATGACCAGAGCAAGCACGGCACGTGTGAGTACAATGATGGGGCTCTGGGGGTCCAGCGACTGGGCCTGGTTCAGCGATTCGATCGCGCTGCGAAAATGGTGCTGCTTGGTCTGCTTCCCGCTCAAGTCCTGGTAGCGTGCATTGTCCAGGAGCAGTTtgggcgccgcacgagcgtcggcgagctggaatgccgcgtgcagcgcaaacaGCGAAGTACTTTCATTCGGGCGATGCACCGGCAAGATATTGTACCCTTTTGTCACAATCTGCTCCGCCTCTGTGCGCCGACCCTGGTTCCAACAGCGCGAGGCGAGTGCAGTCCAAAAGTACGCCGGCGGCTTCTCTTCGACGAGAATCTCAATCACGACTTCGAGCTCCTCTGGTGACGGCAGCGGATCCAGATCAATCGTGATCGACTCATTTGTCGCAAGCACAAGCTCGAGCGACCGGTGCGAGCGGCTCTCgatcgccgctgcgctcaCACGCTCCTCGCCGTCCATACGGTAgaagcgacggcgcgccgcggatgccaatgtatcacgtgatacacGGTTTTTTGCCCTGCTGTCGACATTTTGGCACGCCATGAGCGAGGAGAAGGGTGTCGTCGTGGGCGTGCTCGCGATGCAGGGTGCATTTCAGGAGCACATTACGCGCTTCTGCTCCCTGAATGCCACGTCGTTTcctgtgcctgtgcgcgcgattcccgtgcgcacggtcgagcagctggcGCAGTGCGACGGCGTCGTGATCCCTGGCGGTGAATCAACTGCCATTTCGCTGGGCTTGCAGAATGCAGGCTTGTTTTTACCGCTCCAGGAATGGATTGCGGCGGGAAAACCAGTGTGGGGTACGTGCGCCGGCATGATTATGCTGTCCTCGATCGCTACCGgtg
This is a stretch of genomic DNA from Malassezia vespertilionis chromosome 1, complete sequence. It encodes these proteins:
- the CTR9 gene encoding protein required for normal CLN1 and CLN2 G1 cyclin expression (COG:P; EggNog:ENOG503NX05); the protein is MDGEERVSAAAIESRSHRSLELVLATNESITIDLDPLPSPEELEVVIEILVEEKPPAYFWTALASRCWNQGRRTEAEQIVTKGYNILPVHRPNESTSLFALHAAFQLADARAAPKLLLDNARYQDLSGKQTKQHHFRSAIESLNQAQSLDPQSPIIVLTRAVLALVMGDNALAGKLFDATLSKDPMHAIALLGKACVLLRTRQYMAALHMYQTVLRIALKMDQLAAANNDTNLCWTGPDPRIGLGLCLWGLGRHDTARRAWRRAMNATPEHHAPRLLLGLSLVNAAKQVQALPHGWYGAGTERAEDAARREAYAEGLVLLQSAWRLDKTNAMTAVSLSAHLLSQATQIFAQVLPPANDFSSVPGAPDEAQAAAASGVLDRALKLSEHAIQYADSKSPVIQAWLQYAHALHLSSQLPGNSTDHALRLLSQRYYARASEELAKTPNLPGKNDQDTFQHQLEHGLALATLGLAQLQASTAEPLAAINTLEAVLVRPGTGSNDSYNTELSLFAALLYAQPQPGATPQQLLADRKKARVSLDRTLRLVDSAERLLHSKQDDQDNSLLQAETAIAAEHLSTMTLSAMTLFGTDPRVYALLASLFAPGDIDRAVQYNTRALHLAEQRKGTAALQAALQLNIGALWVLHGAALTHAPSVRKVDEGALRKGIEYLERAFVSADAIPSSPETDAVKILANYDLGRAFEASGDVGHAEEAYRALVAAHPEYAEARVRLAVLAANLEQSVQIEENGTRKAARDVANARFKEALLSDPSNLDTRASYIRFLAGEYPANRQAAWPAIKDISAQLFVNPDVGKTVFGSAGAARRVTEEARHDAWVLSVLGWTYYQIGLHTPAGPTQREDKTKSMYRAADLFDKALGVHPQCVFAAQGLAILLADDALGDASAAPEAVEERRRNAAEDAVGVFGRLREVRDDASVYVCQGHAYMRCNDLERAVHVYELALTRHHNEKNPMVLQYLARAEYALGLRQKEFALLEQAVCHLDTSAQLLAMRGDESGEIECKQIAYNRAVMAQKALQMLYDLPVEQRGAAHLQEAIGWVRDAQPVLETLEDAAKKGQLLYITAEVVEQRAKYAEISLLRQAESVLEETRTYEEQHQQQLVQLNEKQREKETQLLALRREKEEEHRRRAEAIAASRRRAREEASQIEYLPEPSPEPKKRSTRRKKAPQPQPQPQTQQEFVAEESSEEDALFREDESDSDSSDSDAEQADTPQDVQAEHTASSAPKSTREKLAELARQRRKRKDDEENPSKKRRSDKERKEHKKPKPNPANPAENATIDSDEEMKL